Proteins encoded in a region of the Cataglyphis hispanica isolate Lineage 1 chromosome 14, ULB_Chis1_1.0, whole genome shotgun sequence genome:
- the LOC126854460 gene encoding uncharacterized protein LOC126854460 isoform X1, with product MKMSSAMRILLGCIICLLSAANARTAIMPPPWADPSSNPCAAQPRGWQLLYWPADGKCYKIFQIGAPCPESMELGPAADGGGTIAECRCPPGTAQSPRDALCHPIFTRASCSEGQFFAPVPEAPSKLGSKRRWGVCRDPEPCDERGEIYWPRDSKCYPRLSRGPCPRGELLVLDENGLATCSCSTTGELGRYHWLGSGGGCYEHYTKGPCLESGELFLPGGICGCHSQLPHYHEPSGMCYQLGGVGPCSQGHHFVVTMDARSSTQEDVVRARCVCKSGHILYKNGQCYRLHTRGPCENGYMLINSSTCVPVPCKRGRLYFPQEKTCYKIGTRGPCPNGQIVLYDYNVRPSLDGIGYNGVCGCTSIMRDAGKCVEGDSDDCESTPGMVMINKTCYKLYTQGPCTAGEWLVAQRIPRNTRLWRERKSQSKARCECRPGYKRIVENSGEALEELESNSLISLNGCQPPAVSLAKFLNDNVKSMTI from the exons ATGAAGATGTCAAG CGCAATGCGGATTCTCCTAGGATGCATCATCTGCCTTCTATCAGCGGCCAACGCAAGAACCGCGATAATGCCGCCACCGTGGGCTGATCCTTCGAGCAACCCGTGCGCCGCACAACCGCGCGGTTGGCAGTTGCTATATTGGCCAGCCGATGGAAAATGCTACAAAATATTCCAG ATCGGCGCCCCGTGTCCGGAAAGCATGGAATTGGGCCCCGCGGCCGACGGCGGCGGAACAATCGCGGAATGCCGATGTCCCCCAGGAACCGCGCAATCGCCCAGGGACGCCCTGTGCCATCCGATATTCACGAGAGCGTCCTGTTCCGAGGGTCAATTCTTCGCACCGGTGCCTGAGGCGCCCAGTAAATTGGG ATCGAAACGACGATGGGGAGTATGTCGCGATCCTGAACCCTGTGACGAACGAGGCGAAATCTACTGGCCGAGGGATAGTAAATGCTATCCGCGACTCAGCAGAGGTCCTTGTCCGCGCGGTGAGCTCCTCGTCTTGGACGAAAACGGTCTAGCGACCTGTTCGTGCTCGACGACCGGCGAACTGGGTAGATATCATTGGCTGGGGAGCGGCGGCGGCTGTTACGAGCACTATACCAAGGGTCCGTGCTTGGAATCGGGAGAACTGTTTTTGCCAGGTGGCATATGCGGATGCCATTCTCAATTACCTCACTACCACGAACCGAGCGGAATGTGCTATCAATTAG GCGGCGTCGGTCCATGTTCGCAAGGACATCATTTTGTGGTAACTATGGACGCCCGATCATCGACACAAGAGGATGTTGTGCGAGCCAGATGTGTGTGCAAATCGGGTcacatattatacaaaaacggACAATGCTATCGACTGCACACGAGAGGACCCTGCGAGAATGGTTATATGTTGATCAACTCGTCGACCTGCGTTCCTGTGCCGTGCAAACGCGGCAGGTTGTACTTTCCTCAGGAGAAGACTTGCTACAAGATCGGCACACGAGGACCGTGCCCGAACGGTCAGATAGTGTTGTATGATTACAATGTCAGGCCGTCCCTTGATGGGATCGGATATAACGGCGTGTGCGGATGTACTAGTATCATGAGGGACGCTGGCAAATGCGTGGAAGGCGATAGTGATGACTGCGAGAGCACACCGGGTATGGTGATGATTAATAAGACCTGCTACAAACTGTACACGCAGGGCCCGTGCACCGCGGGCGAATGGTTAGTTGCACAAAGAATACCGAGAAACACTCGATTGTggcgagagagaaagtcgCAATCAAAAGCTAGATGCGAATGTCGACCCGGTTACAAGAGAATCGTCGAGAACTCGGGAGAGGCTCTGGAGGAGCTGGAAAGCAATAGTCTGATCTCGCTAAATGGCTGCCAGCCACCCGCGGTGAGCCTGGCGAAATTTCTCAACGATAACGTCAAGTCGATGACGATTTAA
- the LOC126854452 gene encoding cGMP-dependent 3',5'-cyclic phosphodiesterase-like isoform X1: MLDYIQFLEMSCKLIADPAKILSLIEELCDLPYTEVQQRLNKYVQNATNAKLVFLISILVESEEMIIHVIGEEILDRELRFLITNNVLYEAVINKTSLVLSVANLDEELLTYINRITDATPQSLLIIPIQHPFKHYTVLLVCLVGYMDGDEARHACTEIVQECFRFTLGHLLSSLHCYEETRIKQQCQNLLDVSRKLFTHLGDFSDLLREIMAEVRKLTNAERCSLFLLDPDQQDLVAKVFDGISTNETVNEMRIPIGQGIAGHVATTGKLLNIRDAYNHPLFYRGIDEATGFKTRNILCFPIRDEKGIVGVAQLCNKINGLYFDAFDEQIATAFSIYCGISIMHSIVYKKMQDAQARNKLSNEIMMYHMKVEESAVEALLNCRDDHNIKDFNKFHFIPRSVPYKHMPCYTIKMFTDLCFLKYWRIKIPTLARFILYVKKGYRDAPYHNWTHAFSVAHFAYLLIKNMRLIEEHYMTPLQALVFFVSCLCHDIDHRGTNNSFQTLCGTVLASLYSSEGSVMERHHLAQTMCILNTEGCNIFESLDSDDYSEALDLLRNNILATDLASHFRSIYKQEVICDKYNKDDPKQQKLLFEMLMTCCDLSDQTKDWKVSKKSAEQIFDEFFSQGDLEKSMGNAPVEMMDRERASIPDLQIQFITNLVIPLFTNLSLLFPSAQPLVHALEHNLSLWKVAKIVFQKYSMCGTKGIDILLDPNFEDEVLKTFAQGSQCFMENSDECRGSTE, encoded by the exons ATGCTCGACTATATCCAATTTCTCGAAATGAGCTGCAAGTTGATTGCCGATCCGGCAAAGATCCTCTCGCTAATCGAGGAACTGTGCGATCTACCATATACGGAGGTGCAACAACGGTTGAACAAATAC gtGCAGAATGCAACAAATGCAAAACTGGTCTTTCTCATATCAATATTGGTAGAGTCTGAGGAAATGATTATTCATGTGATTGGCGAAGAAATCCTGGACAGAGAATTGAGATTTCTT ATAACAAACAATGTTTTATACGAGGCTgtgattaataaaacatcatTAGTTTTGAGTGTTGCAAACCTTGATGAAGAGTTATtgacatatattaatagaataacaGATGCAACACCACAGTCCCTCTTAATAATCCCGATACAACATCcttttaaacattatacagTTTTGCTTGTATGCCTGGTAGGTTATATGGATGGAGATGAAGCTAGGCATGCTTGTACAGAAATAGTTCAAGAATGTTTTAG ATTTACTCTTGGACATTTGCTTAGTTCATTACACTGTTATGAAGAGACTCGTATAAAACAACAATGTCAAAACTTATTAGATGTTTCTAGGAAGCTCTTCACACATTTAg gAGATTTCTCTGATCTCTTGCGTGAGATTATGGCAGAAGTCAGAAAATTAACAAATGCAGAAAGATGTTCCTTATTTCTTTTGGACCCTGATCAACAGGATTTAGTTGCAAAAGTATTTGATGGCATTTCTACCAACGAA ACTGTAAATGAAATGAGAATCCCTATTGGACAAGGTATAGCTGGTCATGTTGCAACTACTGGTAAATTACTTAATATCCGAGACGCGTATAATCATCCTCTCTTTTATCGTGGTATTGACGAAGCAACAGGATTTAAGACTAGAAATATCTTGTGCTTTCCAATACGGGATGAGAAAGGCATTGTTG GAGTGGCTCAactatgcaataaaataaacggtTTATATTTTGATGCTTTTGACGAACAAATTGCGACAGCATTTAGTATTTATTGTGGTATATCAATAATGCATagtattgtttataaaaagatgCAGGATGCTCAAGCTCGAAATAAGCTTAGCAATGAGATAATGATGTATCACATGAag GTGGAAGAATCTGCTGTGGAAGCATTGTTAAATTGCAGGGATGATcacaatattaaagattttaataaattccacTTTATTCCGAGGAGTGTACCTTACAAACATATGCCTTGTTATACCATTAAAATGTTTACAGATTTATGTTTCCTTAAGTATTGGAGAATTAAAATACCGACACTTGCAAg ATTCATCTTGTATGTTAAGAAAGGATACAGAGATGCACCTTATCATAATTGGACACATGCATTTTCTGTGGCacattttgcatatttgctgataaaaaatatgcgacTTATTGAGGAACATTATATGACACCTCTACAGGCTTTGGTGTTTTTTGTATCATGCTTGTGTCATGACATAGATCATAGAGGAACTAATAATTCATTTCAAACTCTATGTGGTACTGTATTAGCGAGTCTTTATAGCTCAGAGGGTTCTGTTATGGAG AGACATCATCTTGCGCAAACaatgtgtattttaaatactgaAGGctgcaatatatttgaaagtttGGATAGTGACGACTACAGTGAAGCTTTGGATTTGTTGAGGAACAATATACTTGCAACTGATTTAGCTTCTCATTTTCGTAGCATATATAAGCAAGAAGTGatatgtgataaatataacaaagatGATCCAAAACAACAAAAGTTGTTATTTGAAATGCTTATGACTTGTTGTGATCTTAGCGATCAAACCAAAGATTGGAAAGTTTCAAAGAAATCAGCA GAACAGATATTTGATGAATTCTTTTCACAAGGAGATTTAGAAAAGAGCATGGGCAACGCACCTGTGGAAATGATGGACAGAGAACGTGCGTCCATTCCCGATCtccaaatacaatttattactaATCTAGTCATTCCTCTCTTTAC taatctgtcattattatttccatCGGCACAGCCTCTGGTTCATGCATTAGAACACAATCTTTCCTTATGGAAAGTGGCTAAgattgtttttcaaaaatattccatGTGTGGAACAAAAGGAATAGATATTTTGCTTGATCCCAATTTTGAAGACGAAGTACTTAAAACGTTTGCTCAAGGAAGTCAATGTTTCATGGAAAATTCTGATGAATGCAGAGGAAGCACAGAATGA
- the LOC126854452 gene encoding cGMP-dependent 3',5'-cyclic phosphodiesterase-like isoform X2, whose translation MLDYIQFLEMSCKLIADPAKILSLIEELCDLPYTEVQQRLNKYVQNATNAKLVFLISILVESEEMIIHVIGEEILDRELRFLITNNVLYEAVINKTSLVLSVANLDEELLTYINRITDATPQSLLIIPIQHPFKHYTVLLVCLVGYMDGDEARHACTEIVQECFRFTLGHLLSSLHCYEETRIKQQCQNLLDVSRKLFTHLGDFSDLLREIMAEVRKLTNAERCSLFLLDPDQQDLVAKVFDGISTNETVNEMRIPIGQGIAGHVATTGKLLNIRDAYNHPLFYRGIDEATGFKTRNILCFPIRDEKGIVGVAQLCNKINGLYFDAFDEQIATAFSIYCGISIMHSIVYKKMQDAQARNKLSNEIMMYHMKVEESAVEALLNCRDDHNIKDFNKFHFIPRSVPYKHMPCYTIKMFTDLCFLKYWRIKIPTLARFILYVKKGYRDAPYHNWTHAFSVAHFAYLLIKNMRLIEEHYMTPLQALVFFVSCLCHDIDHRGTNNSFQTLCGTVLASLYSSEGSVMERHHLAQTMCILNTEGCNIFESLDSDDYSEALDLLRNNILATDLASHFRSIYKQEVICDKYNKDDPKQQKLLFEMLMTCCDLSDQTKDWKVSKKSAEQIFDEFFSQGDLEKSMGNAPVEMMDRERASIPDLQIQFITNLVIPLFTLWFMH comes from the exons ATGCTCGACTATATCCAATTTCTCGAAATGAGCTGCAAGTTGATTGCCGATCCGGCAAAGATCCTCTCGCTAATCGAGGAACTGTGCGATCTACCATATACGGAGGTGCAACAACGGTTGAACAAATAC gtGCAGAATGCAACAAATGCAAAACTGGTCTTTCTCATATCAATATTGGTAGAGTCTGAGGAAATGATTATTCATGTGATTGGCGAAGAAATCCTGGACAGAGAATTGAGATTTCTT ATAACAAACAATGTTTTATACGAGGCTgtgattaataaaacatcatTAGTTTTGAGTGTTGCAAACCTTGATGAAGAGTTATtgacatatattaatagaataacaGATGCAACACCACAGTCCCTCTTAATAATCCCGATACAACATCcttttaaacattatacagTTTTGCTTGTATGCCTGGTAGGTTATATGGATGGAGATGAAGCTAGGCATGCTTGTACAGAAATAGTTCAAGAATGTTTTAG ATTTACTCTTGGACATTTGCTTAGTTCATTACACTGTTATGAAGAGACTCGTATAAAACAACAATGTCAAAACTTATTAGATGTTTCTAGGAAGCTCTTCACACATTTAg gAGATTTCTCTGATCTCTTGCGTGAGATTATGGCAGAAGTCAGAAAATTAACAAATGCAGAAAGATGTTCCTTATTTCTTTTGGACCCTGATCAACAGGATTTAGTTGCAAAAGTATTTGATGGCATTTCTACCAACGAA ACTGTAAATGAAATGAGAATCCCTATTGGACAAGGTATAGCTGGTCATGTTGCAACTACTGGTAAATTACTTAATATCCGAGACGCGTATAATCATCCTCTCTTTTATCGTGGTATTGACGAAGCAACAGGATTTAAGACTAGAAATATCTTGTGCTTTCCAATACGGGATGAGAAAGGCATTGTTG GAGTGGCTCAactatgcaataaaataaacggtTTATATTTTGATGCTTTTGACGAACAAATTGCGACAGCATTTAGTATTTATTGTGGTATATCAATAATGCATagtattgtttataaaaagatgCAGGATGCTCAAGCTCGAAATAAGCTTAGCAATGAGATAATGATGTATCACATGAag GTGGAAGAATCTGCTGTGGAAGCATTGTTAAATTGCAGGGATGATcacaatattaaagattttaataaattccacTTTATTCCGAGGAGTGTACCTTACAAACATATGCCTTGTTATACCATTAAAATGTTTACAGATTTATGTTTCCTTAAGTATTGGAGAATTAAAATACCGACACTTGCAAg ATTCATCTTGTATGTTAAGAAAGGATACAGAGATGCACCTTATCATAATTGGACACATGCATTTTCTGTGGCacattttgcatatttgctgataaaaaatatgcgacTTATTGAGGAACATTATATGACACCTCTACAGGCTTTGGTGTTTTTTGTATCATGCTTGTGTCATGACATAGATCATAGAGGAACTAATAATTCATTTCAAACTCTATGTGGTACTGTATTAGCGAGTCTTTATAGCTCAGAGGGTTCTGTTATGGAG AGACATCATCTTGCGCAAACaatgtgtattttaaatactgaAGGctgcaatatatttgaaagtttGGATAGTGACGACTACAGTGAAGCTTTGGATTTGTTGAGGAACAATATACTTGCAACTGATTTAGCTTCTCATTTTCGTAGCATATATAAGCAAGAAGTGatatgtgataaatataacaaagatGATCCAAAACAACAAAAGTTGTTATTTGAAATGCTTATGACTTGTTGTGATCTTAGCGATCAAACCAAAGATTGGAAAGTTTCAAAGAAATCAGCA GAACAGATATTTGATGAATTCTTTTCACAAGGAGATTTAGAAAAGAGCATGGGCAACGCACCTGTGGAAATGATGGACAGAGAACGTGCGTCCATTCCCGATCtccaaatacaatttattactaATCTAGTCATTCCTCTCTTTAC CCTCTGGTTCATGCATTAG
- the LOC126854453 gene encoding lipase maturation factor 2-like, which yields MAQVRYTRNLFLRGICIIYLFAFLSFYIQIPGLYGDNGILPARTQVDLKTRATLFNKLKQKPTFLWFAPYLGLNVEYMLDVLSLLGIILSFAGFVSQKFCIAPIFAGLWSLYYSLYQIGQTFMWFQWDILLLEVGFLCILVAPFWYSHRGKPSTPSDAVTFWTVRWLLFRLMFASGVVKLTSECPLWWKLDALNVHFESQCIPTPLAWYAHHLPTWFLRLSTVAANVIELVIPFLFFFLNRKVRIIAFYLQVFLQVCIIATGNYNFFNFLTICLCISLLDDQFFYKRKSKNDKSRIINYLSTLISVLVYGGVIYGTYIYYNLRITDNWTIQSDIAFTKEQFDYVLPRVVSFSICIGIASLGLTAVDSISNSAMTIKGTRNKITTTIVTIFYTIAVCLIFALSLVPYSTLHTSTILSKNSTISVQLKQMHAKVDHLHLVNSYGLFRRMTGVEGRPEVIIEGSDSIDGPWKEYEFLYKPGNVNNSLPFVAPHQPRLDWQMWFAALGTYKQNPWLMSLTYRLLTGQPEVLALINTVESPFRDRPPKYIRASLYYYHYTPWSQTTNTNAWWTREKEGEYFPIFSRDHPPFIDYVKKMKVIQDKPDFKIANEPLKFILDNLRSLVSKIEASLFLWSVFTGGCTVIVTSYRSSVSKKK from the exons ATGGCGCAAGTACGCTACACCCGTAATTTATTCCTGCGTGGAATCTGCATTATATACCTGTTCGCATTCCTCAGCTTTTACATACAAATTCCGG gTTTGTATGGCGATAATGGAATCTTACCAGCCAGAACACAAGTGGATCTGAAAACACGCGCAACGCTATTTAATAAGCTGAAGCAGAAACCGACATTCTTATGGTTTGCACCGTATCTAGGTTTAAACGTAGAGTACATGTTGGATGTATTATCTCTTCTTGGAATTATTCTCTCCTTTGCAGG ATTTGTCTcgcaaaaattttgcattgcaCCAATATTTGCAGGACTATGgagtttatattattctttgtatCAGATTGGTCAAACATTTATGTGGTTCCAATG ggatattttattattggagGTCGGATTTCTATGTATACTTGTAGCACCATTTTGGTACTCTCATCGTGGAAAACCAAGCACTCCGAGCGATGCTGTGACATTCTGGACTGTGCGCTGGTTACTTTTCCGTTTGATGTTTGCTAGTGGAGTAGTAAAACTTACCTCAGAATGTCCATTATGGTGGAAATTAGATG CTCTAAATGTTCACTTTGAATCTCAATGTATACCTACTCCTCTGGCATGGTATGCACATCATTTGCCAACATGGTTTCTTCGATTAAGCACGGTTGCTGCAAATGTTATTGAACTTGTCATAccgttcttatttttcttcctgAACAGAAAAGTGAGAATAATAGCATTTTACTTACAG gtaTTTTTGCAAGTCTGTATAATTGCCACTGGAAATTACAATTTCTTCAACTTCCTAACGATTTGTTTATGCATATCCTTACTGGATgatcaatttttctataaacgaAAATCTAAGAATGATAAGTctcgtattataaattatctctcgACATTAATAAGTGTATTGGTTTATGGAGGTGTTATATACGGaacgtatatttattataatcttaggATAACAGACAATTGGACCATTCAATCTGATAttg caTTTACAAAAGAACAATTTGATTATGTTCTTCCTCGCGTAGTATCATTTTCTATATGCATCGGTATAGCATCTCTCGGATTAACGGCAGTGGACTCGATATCTAATTCTGCTATGACTATAAAAGGgacgcgtaataaaattacaacaaCGATAGTTACAATTTTCTACACTATAGCAGTATGTTTGATTTTTGCTCTAAGCCTT GTACCATATTCCACTTTGCATACTTCTacgattttatcgaaaaattcgaCGATATCAGTCCAATTGAAACAGATGCATGCAAAGGTGGATCATCTTCATTTAGTAAACAGCTATGGATTATTTCGTCGTATGACAGGAGTCGAAGGTAGACCAGAAGTTATAATAGAAGGGAGTGACAGTATTGATGGACCTTGGAAGGAatacgaatttttatataagccaGGAAACGTTAACAATTCGTTGCCATTTGTTG CACCTCATCAACCTCGTCTCGATTGGCAAATGTGGTTTGCTGCATTAGGTACATATAAACAGAATCCATGGTTAATGTCACTAACTTATCGTTTATTGACTGGACAGCCTGAGGTACTGGCTCTAATAAATACCGTCGAAAGTCCATTCCGAGATAGACCGCCGAAATATATCAGAGCTAGtctctattattatcattatacacCATGGAGCCAAAC AACAAATACTAATGCTTGGTGGaccagagagaaagagggtgaatattttccgatatttAGCCGAGATCATCCACCATTTATcgattatgtgaaaaaaatgaaggTTATTCAAGACAAGCCTGATTTTAAAATCGCAAACGAACcacttaaatttattctggACAACTTGAGATCTTTAGTCAGTAAGATAGAAGCGAGTTTATTTTTGTGGAGTGTCTTTACAGGTGGATGTACAGTTATTGTAACAAGTTACAGGAGTTCGgtgtcaaaaaagaaataa
- the LOC126854460 gene encoding uncharacterized protein LOC126854460 isoform X2 codes for MRILLGCIICLLSAANARTAIMPPPWADPSSNPCAAQPRGWQLLYWPADGKCYKIFQIGAPCPESMELGPAADGGGTIAECRCPPGTAQSPRDALCHPIFTRASCSEGQFFAPVPEAPSKLGSKRRWGVCRDPEPCDERGEIYWPRDSKCYPRLSRGPCPRGELLVLDENGLATCSCSTTGELGRYHWLGSGGGCYEHYTKGPCLESGELFLPGGICGCHSQLPHYHEPSGMCYQLGGVGPCSQGHHFVVTMDARSSTQEDVVRARCVCKSGHILYKNGQCYRLHTRGPCENGYMLINSSTCVPVPCKRGRLYFPQEKTCYKIGTRGPCPNGQIVLYDYNVRPSLDGIGYNGVCGCTSIMRDAGKCVEGDSDDCESTPGMVMINKTCYKLYTQGPCTAGEWLVAQRIPRNTRLWRERKSQSKARCECRPGYKRIVENSGEALEELESNSLISLNGCQPPAVSLAKFLNDNVKSMTI; via the exons ATGCGGATTCTCCTAGGATGCATCATCTGCCTTCTATCAGCGGCCAACGCAAGAACCGCGATAATGCCGCCACCGTGGGCTGATCCTTCGAGCAACCCGTGCGCCGCACAACCGCGCGGTTGGCAGTTGCTATATTGGCCAGCCGATGGAAAATGCTACAAAATATTCCAG ATCGGCGCCCCGTGTCCGGAAAGCATGGAATTGGGCCCCGCGGCCGACGGCGGCGGAACAATCGCGGAATGCCGATGTCCCCCAGGAACCGCGCAATCGCCCAGGGACGCCCTGTGCCATCCGATATTCACGAGAGCGTCCTGTTCCGAGGGTCAATTCTTCGCACCGGTGCCTGAGGCGCCCAGTAAATTGGG ATCGAAACGACGATGGGGAGTATGTCGCGATCCTGAACCCTGTGACGAACGAGGCGAAATCTACTGGCCGAGGGATAGTAAATGCTATCCGCGACTCAGCAGAGGTCCTTGTCCGCGCGGTGAGCTCCTCGTCTTGGACGAAAACGGTCTAGCGACCTGTTCGTGCTCGACGACCGGCGAACTGGGTAGATATCATTGGCTGGGGAGCGGCGGCGGCTGTTACGAGCACTATACCAAGGGTCCGTGCTTGGAATCGGGAGAACTGTTTTTGCCAGGTGGCATATGCGGATGCCATTCTCAATTACCTCACTACCACGAACCGAGCGGAATGTGCTATCAATTAG GCGGCGTCGGTCCATGTTCGCAAGGACATCATTTTGTGGTAACTATGGACGCCCGATCATCGACACAAGAGGATGTTGTGCGAGCCAGATGTGTGTGCAAATCGGGTcacatattatacaaaaacggACAATGCTATCGACTGCACACGAGAGGACCCTGCGAGAATGGTTATATGTTGATCAACTCGTCGACCTGCGTTCCTGTGCCGTGCAAACGCGGCAGGTTGTACTTTCCTCAGGAGAAGACTTGCTACAAGATCGGCACACGAGGACCGTGCCCGAACGGTCAGATAGTGTTGTATGATTACAATGTCAGGCCGTCCCTTGATGGGATCGGATATAACGGCGTGTGCGGATGTACTAGTATCATGAGGGACGCTGGCAAATGCGTGGAAGGCGATAGTGATGACTGCGAGAGCACACCGGGTATGGTGATGATTAATAAGACCTGCTACAAACTGTACACGCAGGGCCCGTGCACCGCGGGCGAATGGTTAGTTGCACAAAGAATACCGAGAAACACTCGATTGTggcgagagagaaagtcgCAATCAAAAGCTAGATGCGAATGTCGACCCGGTTACAAGAGAATCGTCGAGAACTCGGGAGAGGCTCTGGAGGAGCTGGAAAGCAATAGTCTGATCTCGCTAAATGGCTGCCAGCCACCCGCGGTGAGCCTGGCGAAATTTCTCAACGATAACGTCAAGTCGATGACGATTTAA
- the LOC126854452 gene encoding cGMP-dependent 3',5'-cyclic phosphodiesterase-like isoform X3: protein MDGDEARHACTEIVQECFRFTLGHLLSSLHCYEETRIKQQCQNLLDVSRKLFTHLGDFSDLLREIMAEVRKLTNAERCSLFLLDPDQQDLVAKVFDGISTNETVNEMRIPIGQGIAGHVATTGKLLNIRDAYNHPLFYRGIDEATGFKTRNILCFPIRDEKGIVGVAQLCNKINGLYFDAFDEQIATAFSIYCGISIMHSIVYKKMQDAQARNKLSNEIMMYHMKVEESAVEALLNCRDDHNIKDFNKFHFIPRSVPYKHMPCYTIKMFTDLCFLKYWRIKIPTLARFILYVKKGYRDAPYHNWTHAFSVAHFAYLLIKNMRLIEEHYMTPLQALVFFVSCLCHDIDHRGTNNSFQTLCGTVLASLYSSEGSVMERHHLAQTMCILNTEGCNIFESLDSDDYSEALDLLRNNILATDLASHFRSIYKQEVICDKYNKDDPKQQKLLFEMLMTCCDLSDQTKDWKVSKKSAEQIFDEFFSQGDLEKSMGNAPVEMMDRERASIPDLQIQFITNLVIPLFTNLSLLFPSAQPLVHALEHNLSLWKVAKIVFQKYSMCGTKGIDILLDPNFEDEVLKTFAQGSQCFMENSDECRGSTE, encoded by the exons ATGGATGGAGATGAAGCTAGGCATGCTTGTACAGAAATAGTTCAAGAATGTTTTAG ATTTACTCTTGGACATTTGCTTAGTTCATTACACTGTTATGAAGAGACTCGTATAAAACAACAATGTCAAAACTTATTAGATGTTTCTAGGAAGCTCTTCACACATTTAg gAGATTTCTCTGATCTCTTGCGTGAGATTATGGCAGAAGTCAGAAAATTAACAAATGCAGAAAGATGTTCCTTATTTCTTTTGGACCCTGATCAACAGGATTTAGTTGCAAAAGTATTTGATGGCATTTCTACCAACGAA ACTGTAAATGAAATGAGAATCCCTATTGGACAAGGTATAGCTGGTCATGTTGCAACTACTGGTAAATTACTTAATATCCGAGACGCGTATAATCATCCTCTCTTTTATCGTGGTATTGACGAAGCAACAGGATTTAAGACTAGAAATATCTTGTGCTTTCCAATACGGGATGAGAAAGGCATTGTTG GAGTGGCTCAactatgcaataaaataaacggtTTATATTTTGATGCTTTTGACGAACAAATTGCGACAGCATTTAGTATTTATTGTGGTATATCAATAATGCATagtattgtttataaaaagatgCAGGATGCTCAAGCTCGAAATAAGCTTAGCAATGAGATAATGATGTATCACATGAag GTGGAAGAATCTGCTGTGGAAGCATTGTTAAATTGCAGGGATGATcacaatattaaagattttaataaattccacTTTATTCCGAGGAGTGTACCTTACAAACATATGCCTTGTTATACCATTAAAATGTTTACAGATTTATGTTTCCTTAAGTATTGGAGAATTAAAATACCGACACTTGCAAg ATTCATCTTGTATGTTAAGAAAGGATACAGAGATGCACCTTATCATAATTGGACACATGCATTTTCTGTGGCacattttgcatatttgctgataaaaaatatgcgacTTATTGAGGAACATTATATGACACCTCTACAGGCTTTGGTGTTTTTTGTATCATGCTTGTGTCATGACATAGATCATAGAGGAACTAATAATTCATTTCAAACTCTATGTGGTACTGTATTAGCGAGTCTTTATAGCTCAGAGGGTTCTGTTATGGAG AGACATCATCTTGCGCAAACaatgtgtattttaaatactgaAGGctgcaatatatttgaaagtttGGATAGTGACGACTACAGTGAAGCTTTGGATTTGTTGAGGAACAATATACTTGCAACTGATTTAGCTTCTCATTTTCGTAGCATATATAAGCAAGAAGTGatatgtgataaatataacaaagatGATCCAAAACAACAAAAGTTGTTATTTGAAATGCTTATGACTTGTTGTGATCTTAGCGATCAAACCAAAGATTGGAAAGTTTCAAAGAAATCAGCA GAACAGATATTTGATGAATTCTTTTCACAAGGAGATTTAGAAAAGAGCATGGGCAACGCACCTGTGGAAATGATGGACAGAGAACGTGCGTCCATTCCCGATCtccaaatacaatttattactaATCTAGTCATTCCTCTCTTTAC taatctgtcattattatttccatCGGCACAGCCTCTGGTTCATGCATTAGAACACAATCTTTCCTTATGGAAAGTGGCTAAgattgtttttcaaaaatattccatGTGTGGAACAAAAGGAATAGATATTTTGCTTGATCCCAATTTTGAAGACGAAGTACTTAAAACGTTTGCTCAAGGAAGTCAATGTTTCATGGAAAATTCTGATGAATGCAGAGGAAGCACAGAATGA